CGGATGCGTCGGGTTTGGACCAAAGGAAACTTTGTTGGGTTGCAAGTTCCGCGCCGTCTGCGCTGAGCAGACGAATTTTCCAAGCAACGGGGCGGGCTTGGGGGCTCGGCCAGTCTTTGCCGGTCAGGCCGAAGCGGGTCAGGTGGCTGCCGCGGGGAAGCGAAATGGCAAAGCTCTCGGTGCGCGCCTCGGGCGAGACCGGGGTGATGATTTGCAACTCGATCCACGCGACCTCGATGGCGGTGTCGGACTTGGTGCGGAGGTTAAAGTAGAAACCCTCACGCGAAGCCGGCTGGGTGCGCAGGATGGTGGCACCGCGGGTGTTTTCCTTGCCGTTGAAATATTCGGACACCCGCATGAAGGAAGCCGCCGGCATGTATTCGGGCAGCAGGCGAACGACTTCAATGCCACCAGCGAATGCGGAGGTTGAGCCTAGGGTGAGTGCGAGCAGAAGGGCGGGGAGACGCATGAAGAAGGATTTACGCGGCAGGCCGGCGTAGCACAAGGCCAGTCGCAGATTGTGTGCCAGCGAGTGAATGAAATTCATTCCAAGAGGTCACGAGTTTGGTCGAGGAAGGCGGGTTAAGAAGGAAAAGCAAAAGTTGGGATACGCCCAATTTCGGATAGTTTGTAACTTATTAAGTTACAAACGGGGTTGGCTGATCAGGGTTCGAGGCGGATGGTCTGGTAGCGGTGAACGCCGAGGAGGGCGGGGATCCAGCCTTTGACGTCGGGGTGGATCAGGTAGGTGCGGGTTCCAAAAAAGACCGGGGCGACGGGGGCTTCGGCGAGGACGATCGCTTCGGCCTGGCGCAGGAGTTCGAAGCGCTTCGCGGTGTCCTGTTCGCGGCCGGCGGCTTCGATGAGGCGGTCGTAGGCGGGGTTTTTCCAGCCGGTGTTGTTGTTGCCGCTGGTCGAGGTGAAGAGATCGGTGAAGGTGGCGGGGTCGTTGAAATCGCCTATCCAGCGCGAGCGCAGCACGTCGAAGGCGAGCGTCTGCATGGCGTCGATGTAAACGCGGTCATCCATGGTCGCGAGGGTGCACTCGATGCCGAGTTCCTTGCGCCACATCTGCTGGATGGCCTCAAAGACTTTGGTGTTGATCGGATCGTTGTTCATTTTGATCTCGAACTTCGGAAAGCCTTTGCCTCCGGGGAAACCGGCTTCGGTGAGCAGGCGGCGTGCGGCTTCGAAGTCGGTAGGCATCGAGGCGGACGACGTGTAGCCGGCGGTGTCGGGGGGCACGATTGAGTAGGCGGGCTTGCGGCTGCCGCGCATCACGGGTCCGGCGATGGCTTCACGGTCGATGGCGAGGCCGAGTGCGCGGCGCACGCGCACATCGGTGAAGGGCGCGCGGGTGCAGTTGAACCGGACGTAGAAGGTTTGGAGGATCGGATCGACGCGGAGTTTGGCCGGATCTTCGCGGCGCCAGGCGTCGAGACGGTCGGGCAGGACGTCGTAGGTGATGTGGACCTGGCCGGAGCGGAAGGCGCGTTCGTCCACGCCGGGGTCGGCGACGGGGAAAAACTTGACCGCTTCGATCTGGTTGGTCGCGGCGTCGTGGTGGCGCGGGTTTTTCTTAACGAGGATGTGCTGGTCGGGCTTCCACTCGGCGAGGACGAACGGGCCGTTGCCGATCAAGTTGCCGGGGCGCGTCCAACCGGTGCCGCGAGCGTGGGGATTGCCGGCTTTCAGGACCGAGGCGCGGTGGACGGGGAACCAGGCTTGGTGGGCGGTGAGCGACAGCAGGTAGGGCGTGGGGCGGGCCAACGTGAGCTGGAGCGTGCGGGCATCGAGGGCCTTGGCGCCGACTTGGGCGAAATCAGTGAGTTTGCCCGCGGTGTAGTCGGCGGCGCCGGCGAGCACGTCGAGCATGTAGGCGTATTCGGAAGCGAGCTTGGGGTTGAGAATGCGTTCGATGGAAAAAACAAAATCCTCGGCGGTGACCGGATCACCATTGGACCAGAGTCCGTCGGCGCGCAGTTGAAACGTGTAGGTCAGCCCGTCGGGCGAGATGTCCCAGCGTTCGGCGGCGCCCGGGAGCGGTTTCGAGGTGGCCTCGTCGATAACGGTGAGCCCTTCGAAGAGGGCGACGAGAATGTTGTAGTCCGTGTAAAGGACGGCGACGTGCGGATCGAGGTCGGCGGGTTCCGCGCCGTTGCCGATGAGCAAAGTCTTGGTGGCGCGTGCGGCGTCGACGGGAGTTTCGCGTTTGAAGCAGCCGGTGAACGACGACAACACAACCGCGAGCACGACGAGAATACGGAGCGACATGGCGCGTGCAGACAAACGCGGGCGGGAAAGGTGCGCAAGGCCGGGCAAAGACGCCGTGCTATTTCGTTGCCAGTGGCGGCGGGCGGAGGTTTGCACGAGGTATGCAATGGTATTACGCGATCGACGGACAGCGCCTCGGGCCTGTCACCCACTCTGAATTTGAACGGCTGGTGCAGGCGGGAACGATTTCCGGCGACGCGTTGGTCTGGCGCCAGGGCCTGGACCAGTGGAAGACATTGTCCGCGGTGATGGCACGCGATCCGGCGATGTTTGCCGGTATGCCGCCGCCGTTGCCGGCCGTTGAAGCGGAACCGGTTTTCGAGGAAGAGGTGGAGTTGGCAGAGCCTGAGGCGCCGCGTGTGTCCGGCCTGCAAGCCCGTGCGGTTCCCGTTGAGGCCGAGGCTCCGGTGCTGGCGGGTTTCTGGCTGCGCTTTGGCGCGCAAGTCGTGGATTTTCTGCTCTGGTGGATCGTCTGGCAGCTTTTGATTGGCGTGGTCGGCACGAAGTATTTTCCCGAGGCCATGGCGATCGCGCAAAAGGGGCCCGGTTATCAGGTGCAACCGGATGAATTGATCATGCTCGTGCGGTTTCTTGGCACGGCCTTTTTCATCGGGCTGGTCTGGGCGATTGTTTACGACCTGTTCTTCCTGCTGCGTTTCGCGGCGACGCCGGGCAAGCTGCTCTTTGGCATCCGCCTGGCGCAGGCCGACGGCCAGCCACTCGGTTTCATGCGCATCGTGGCGCGTTGCTTGGCCAAGGGCCTCGCGGGCTTCCCCACGCTGGGCATCGGTTTTCTGATCGCAGCGTTCGACGACCAGAAGCGCGGCTTGCACGATTTCTTCTGCAATACCCGCGTGTTCAAGAAGCGTTGAGGCGGCGCGAACCGGCTTCGTTCGCAGCCGGAGAAACTATTTTCTAAGAACCTGCACGCTGGCGCGTCATCCCGGAGAAGACCCATCCATGAACCCGGAGGCCGCCCATGAAAACGCAGGAGATTTTGTCCCATCCGCAGTCGCGGCGCATCAGGCGTCGCTGCTCCGTTACGCCACCCGACTGCTCGCCGGCGATGCCGAACGGGCGCGCGACGTGGTCCAGGATACGTTCGTCAAACTCATGGCGCAGCCGCGCGCCGCGGTGGAGGACCATCTTGCCGAGTGGTTGTTCACCGTCTGCCGCCACCGCGCGCTCGACGTGTTGCGCAAGGAGGGCCGCATGAAACGCTTTGCCGATGGAGAGGCAGAACGCGTGACCGCCGTCGATCCACGTCCGGGCCGCGCGCTCGAAGCCTCCGAAACCCACGCCGCGCTCCTGCGCCTCATCGGCTGCCTGCCGGTGAACCAGCAGGAAGTTATCCGTCTGAAATTTCAGAACGGATTCAGTTATAAAGAAATCAGCCGCATCACCGAGCACTCGGTCTCGAATGTCGGCGTCCTCATCCACACCGCGGTGCAACGGCTGAAGGCCGAATTCGCCGCTCAGCAACCCTGAGGAACCACGACCATGAATCACGATTCCCACGAAAATATTTTCCCCGCCGACCCCCGCATCACCGCCTACGCCTTTGGCGAACTGGAGGGCGACGAACTCAAACTCATCGAAGCGGCCGTTCAGGCCGATCCCGCGCTGCAAGCCGCCGTGGCGGAGCTGCGCGGTTTTGGCGACACGCTGACTTCTGTGCTCGGTGAAGAGCCGGCGGTCATTGAAGACGCCGCGCGGCCCGCGCCGGCTGCCGCGCCGAAGAAGCGCCGCGGTCTGCTCATTCCGTTTCCGTTGCATTACCTGGCAACCGCCGCCGCGGCGTGTTTCGCGGTCGTGGTGTGGGTGCGGCACGAGCCAACAAAGCCCGAGTTGGAGTCTATAGCCGCAGTCGAGAATACCACGCCCGTGTCCACACCGGCCGTTGCGTTTAAGGTAGCGGCTGAACCGCCGGCGCAAAGAGCGGTCGCACTCGTCGCAGCTGATACTTTTTCGCCTGCATCGGCACCTGTTGAGGTAAAGTTTGATCAGTCGCTTGGGATGAGCCCGGCTCCTGTGCGGCAGAATCTGGAGGCTGATGGAAAGTTGTTTGACCGCACCTCGATGGGCGCGGCCAAGCAATCTGAAGAGCAGGCCGTTGGCGGGATGATTTCGAAGGGTCGTAGTGATTATCTCGCCGGAAACATGTCGCAGGCAGAGGAAACTTTTCACGCCGTGCTGGCTGCTGATTCGGCTAATCCGCAAGCGAAGGCCTTTTTGACACGAATCCAGAAAGAAAAAGCAGAAATCGGTGAGCTCAACCGTAGTCGGAATCGCAAACAGATGCTCGAGGAAGTGAGTAATTCATGGCAGCGACCCGGCATTTACGCCGGAGATGTAGCGACGTCTGCACCGGTTCCTAGTAATAAGCCCTTAAGCCAAGTTGTTGTCACGGTGGGTGCGCCGCTGCGCTTTAAAGTAAAACCGTTGGAGGAAGTAAATTCCGCTCCATTGGGTGGCTACACTTCCGAATCCTACGCTCTGTCTGCCGACAATGCCTACCGCACCGTCGAGGCGGAACCGCTTTCGACGTTCTCCATCGATGTCGATACGGCGAGCTACAGCAACGTCCGCCGGTTTCTCACCAGCGGACGCCTGCCGCCGCGCGATGCCGTGCGCATTGAGGAACTGATCAACTATTTCCCGTATCGTTACGCCGCGCCGAAAACGGACTCGAAGGACGCGGCGCCTTTCGCCGCGAAGCTCGAAGTCGCTTCCGCTCCGTGGGCGCCGGCTCATCGTCTGGTGCGTGTCGGTCTGAAGGCTCGCGAATTCACCGCCGCCACGCGTCCGGCAGCCAACATCGTTTTCCTGCTCGATGTATCCGGCTCGATGAACTCGGCGAACAAGCTCCCTCTGGTGAAACAATCGCTGCGTCTCCTCGTCGAGCGTCTGCGGCCCGATGATCGCGTGGCCATCGTCA
This window of the Rariglobus hedericola genome carries:
- a CDS encoding peptide ABC transporter substrate-binding protein encodes the protein MSLRILVVLAVVLSSFTGCFKRETPVDAARATKTLLIGNGAEPADLDPHVAVLYTDYNILVALFEGLTVIDEATSKPLPGAAERWDISPDGLTYTFQLRADGLWSNGDPVTAEDFVFSIERILNPKLASEYAYMLDVLAGAADYTAGKLTDFAQVGAKALDARTLQLTLARPTPYLLSLTAHQAWFPVHRASVLKAGNPHARGTGWTRPGNLIGNGPFVLAEWKPDQHILVKKNPRHHDAATNQIEAVKFFPVADPGVDERAFRSGQVHITYDVLPDRLDAWRREDPAKLRVDPILQTFYVRFNCTRAPFTDVRVRRALGLAIDREAIAGPVMRGSRKPAYSIVPPDTAGYTSSASMPTDFEAARRLLTEAGFPGGKGFPKFEIKMNNDPINTKVFEAIQQMWRKELGIECTLATMDDRVYIDAMQTLAFDVLRSRWIGDFNDPATFTDLFTSTSGNNNTGWKNPAYDRLIEAAGREQDTAKRFELLRQAEAIVLAEAPVAPVFFGTRTYLIHPDVKGWIPALLGVHRYQTIRLEP
- a CDS encoding RDD family protein is translated as MQWYYAIDGQRLGPVTHSEFERLVQAGTISGDALVWRQGLDQWKTLSAVMARDPAMFAGMPPPLPAVEAEPVFEEEVELAEPEAPRVSGLQARAVPVEAEAPVLAGFWLRFGAQVVDFLLWWIVWQLLIGVVGTKYFPEAMAIAQKGPGYQVQPDELIMLVRFLGTAFFIGLVWAIVYDLFFLLRFAATPGKLLFGIRLAQADGQPLGFMRIVARCLAKGLAGFPTLGIGFLIAAFDDQKRGLHDFFCNTRVFKKR
- a CDS encoding RNA polymerase sigma factor, which gives rise to MNPEAAHENAGDFVPSAVAAHQASLLRYATRLLAGDAERARDVVQDTFVKLMAQPRAAVEDHLAEWLFTVCRHRALDVLRKEGRMKRFADGEAERVTAVDPRPGRALEASETHAALLRLIGCLPVNQQEVIRLKFQNGFSYKEISRITEHSVSNVGVLIHTAVQRLKAEFAAQQP
- a CDS encoding VWA domain-containing protein, whose amino-acid sequence is MNHDSHENIFPADPRITAYAFGELEGDELKLIEAAVQADPALQAAVAELRGFGDTLTSVLGEEPAVIEDAARPAPAAAPKKRRGLLIPFPLHYLATAAAACFAVVVWVRHEPTKPELESIAAVENTTPVSTPAVAFKVAAEPPAQRAVALVAADTFSPASAPVEVKFDQSLGMSPAPVRQNLEADGKLFDRTSMGAAKQSEEQAVGGMISKGRSDYLAGNMSQAEETFHAVLAADSANPQAKAFLTRIQKEKAEIGELNRSRNRKQMLEEVSNSWQRPGIYAGDVATSAPVPSNKPLSQVVVTVGAPLRFKVKPLEEVNSAPLGGYTSESYALSADNAYRTVEAEPLSTFSIDVDTASYSNVRRFLTSGRLPPRDAVRIEELINYFPYRYAAPKTDSKDAAPFAAKLEVASAPWAPAHRLVRVGLKAREFTAATRPAANIVFLLDVSGSMNSANKLPLVKQSLRLLVERLRPDDRVAIVTYAGNSGLALPSTPASQKNEILAALDNLNASGSTNGAMGIHLAYDIAKANFVANGGINRVILCTDGDFNVGVTSRTELVQLIEEKAKSRVFLSVFGFGMGNLKDNTLESLADKGNGAYGYIDTRREAEKVFVEQVEGTLATVAKDVKIQVEFNPARVASYRLIGYENRILAKEDFNNDAVDAGDIGAGHTVTALYEIVPVGVNADGSVRPLVDPLKYQRTEGNVRKPAARTTGSRELLTLKIRYKAPEGDVSKKQEFPLIDTGADFTKADGEFQFAAAVAAWGMLLRDSPHKGSATFEQVVGWAENGLGDDAGGYRAEFIQLVRRSAELK